Proteins encoded together in one Kutzneria kofuensis window:
- a CDS encoding MarR family winged helix-turn-helix transcriptional regulator: MSEPHRLSGTAIWLLGRAAQRGHQLAQERLAAAGIRKWHYAVLAAVAEYGEQSQADIGRRLGLDRSDMVAVLNDLQADGYVGREPDPADRRRNIVTISDAGRTALAGFDRLIAEADSYLLADLSATDRAQLVTLLERIAHV; the protein is encoded by the coding sequence ATGTCCGAACCGCACCGGCTCAGCGGCACCGCGATCTGGCTGCTGGGACGCGCGGCGCAGCGCGGCCACCAGCTCGCCCAGGAGCGGCTGGCGGCGGCGGGCATCCGCAAGTGGCACTACGCGGTGCTGGCGGCGGTTGCCGAGTACGGCGAGCAGTCCCAGGCCGACATCGGCCGCCGCCTGGGCCTCGACCGCAGCGACATGGTCGCGGTACTCAACGACCTGCAGGCCGACGGCTATGTCGGCCGCGAGCCCGATCCGGCCGATCGCAGGCGCAACATCGTCACCATCAGTGACGCCGGCCGGACGGCCCTGGCCGGCTTCGACCGGCTGATCGCCGAGGCGGACAGCTATCTGCTCGCCGACCTCTCCGCGACCGACCGGGCCCAGCTGGTGACCCTGTTGGAACGGATCGCGCACGTGTAG
- a CDS encoding PH domain-containing protein — protein MSESASPSVQRVIFRVPTTGLLPLGLLAICETPVVATAGPVFALLYLVPIVLAVWILRTRTVVDSEQLRTRTLFGARTLAWADIRSLKLPRRGWVNAVLAEDELAPLPGVRTRHLPMLAALSGGRLSDPNAGAEDAE, from the coding sequence GTGTCTGAGTCCGCCTCTCCGTCCGTCCAACGAGTGATATTCCGGGTGCCGACCACCGGCCTGCTCCCGCTGGGTCTGCTGGCCATCTGCGAGACGCCGGTGGTGGCCACCGCCGGACCGGTGTTCGCCCTGCTCTACCTCGTCCCGATCGTGCTCGCGGTGTGGATCCTGCGGACGCGGACGGTGGTCGACTCCGAGCAGCTGCGCACCCGCACCCTGTTCGGCGCGCGGACGCTGGCGTGGGCCGACATCCGCTCGCTCAAGCTGCCCCGCCGCGGCTGGGTGAACGCCGTCCTCGCCGAGGACGAGCTGGCCCCGCTGCCCGGCGTGCGGACCCGGCACCTGCCGATGCTGGCGGCCCTGTCCGGCGGCCGGCTGTCCGATCCCAACGCCGGCGCCGAGGACGCGGAGTAA
- the ilvD gene encoding dihydroxy-acid dehydratase, with the protein MPQLRSRTTTHGRNAAGARALWRATGMTDGDFGKPIVAIANSYTQFVPGHVHLRDLGDIVAEGVRAAGGVPREFHTIAVDDGIAMGHGGMLYSLPSREIIADSVEYMVNAHQADALVCISNCDKITPGMLNAALRLNIPVVFVSGGPMEAGKAVVVDGVAQAPTDLITAISASANQAVDADGLAIVERSACPTCGSCSGMFTANSMNCLTEALGLSLPGNGSTLATHAARRALFERAGTTVVELAKRWYEQDDESALPRSIANRKAFENAMALDMAMGGSTNTVLHILAAAQEGEIDFTLADIDAIGRRVPCLSKVSPNSDYHMEDVHRAGGIPALLGELWRGGLLNEDVHAVHSPSLSEWLSTWDIRAESPSEEALELYHAAPGGVRTTQAFSTDARWSSLDTDAEGGCIRDVAHAYTKDGGLAVLRGNLSVDGAVIKSAGIEEELWRFQGPARVVESQEEAVSVILNKEVQPGEVIVVRYEGPAGGPGMQEMLHPTAFLKGSGLGKKCALITDGRFSGGSSGISVGHISPEAAHGGTIGLVENGDQILIDVHERKLELLVDEAVLAERRAKMESSERPWQPKDRQRPVTLALRAYAKLTTSAATGAVRDPGL; encoded by the coding sequence GTGCCCCAGCTGCGCTCCCGCACCACCACCCACGGACGCAACGCCGCGGGCGCCCGCGCGCTGTGGCGGGCCACCGGCATGACCGACGGCGACTTCGGCAAGCCGATCGTGGCGATCGCCAACTCCTACACCCAGTTCGTGCCGGGCCACGTGCACCTTCGCGACCTCGGCGACATCGTGGCCGAGGGCGTGCGCGCCGCCGGCGGCGTGCCGCGGGAGTTCCACACCATCGCGGTCGACGACGGCATCGCGATGGGGCACGGCGGCATGCTCTACTCGCTGCCGTCCCGCGAGATCATCGCCGACTCGGTCGAGTACATGGTCAACGCCCACCAGGCCGACGCGCTGGTGTGCATCTCCAACTGCGACAAGATCACGCCCGGCATGCTGAACGCGGCGCTGCGGCTGAACATCCCGGTGGTGTTCGTGTCCGGCGGCCCGATGGAGGCCGGCAAGGCGGTTGTCGTCGACGGTGTCGCGCAGGCCCCGACCGACCTGATCACCGCCATCTCGGCGTCGGCCAACCAGGCCGTGGACGCCGACGGGCTGGCGATCGTCGAGCGTTCCGCCTGCCCGACCTGCGGCTCCTGCTCGGGCATGTTCACCGCCAACTCGATGAACTGCCTCACCGAGGCGCTCGGCCTGTCGCTGCCCGGCAACGGCTCCACCCTGGCCACCCACGCGGCCCGGCGGGCGCTGTTCGAGCGGGCCGGCACCACGGTCGTCGAGCTGGCCAAGCGCTGGTACGAGCAGGACGACGAGTCCGCGCTGCCGCGCTCCATCGCCAACCGCAAGGCGTTCGAGAACGCCATGGCCCTGGACATGGCCATGGGCGGTTCCACGAACACCGTGCTGCACATCCTCGCCGCCGCGCAGGAGGGCGAGATCGACTTCACGCTGGCCGACATCGACGCGATCGGCCGCCGCGTGCCCTGCCTGTCCAAGGTGTCGCCGAACTCCGACTACCACATGGAGGACGTGCACCGGGCCGGCGGCATCCCCGCGCTGCTGGGCGAACTCTGGCGGGGCGGGCTGCTCAACGAGGACGTGCACGCGGTGCACAGCCCGTCGCTCTCGGAGTGGCTGTCCACGTGGGACATTCGCGCCGAGTCGCCGTCCGAGGAAGCGCTTGAGCTGTACCACGCGGCGCCCGGCGGGGTCCGCACCACGCAGGCGTTCTCCACCGACGCGCGGTGGTCCTCTTTGGACACCGACGCCGAGGGCGGCTGCATCCGCGACGTCGCGCACGCGTACACGAAGGACGGTGGGCTCGCGGTGCTGCGCGGCAACCTGTCCGTGGACGGCGCCGTGATCAAGTCCGCCGGCATCGAGGAAGAGCTGTGGCGCTTCCAGGGCCCGGCGCGGGTGGTGGAGAGCCAGGAGGAGGCCGTGTCGGTCATCCTCAACAAGGAGGTCCAGCCGGGCGAGGTCATCGTCGTCCGCTACGAGGGCCCGGCCGGCGGCCCCGGCATGCAGGAGATGCTGCACCCCACCGCGTTCCTGAAGGGCTCCGGCCTGGGCAAGAAGTGCGCGCTGATCACCGACGGCCGGTTCTCCGGCGGCTCGTCGGGCATCTCCGTCGGGCACATCTCGCCGGAGGCCGCGCACGGCGGCACGATCGGCCTGGTCGAGAACGGTGACCAGATCCTGATCGACGTGCACGAGCGGAAGCTGGAGCTGCTGGTGGACGAGGCCGTGCTGGCCGAGCGCCGGGCCAAGATGGAGTCCAGCGAGCGGCCGTGGCAGCCCAAGGACCGGCAGCGCCCGGTGACGCTGGCGCTGCGCGCCTACGCGAAGCTGACCACCTCGGCCGCCACCGGCGCCGTCCGCGACCCCGGCCTGTAG
- a CDS encoding GNAT family N-acetyltransferase: MLSLPLAPDAELTTLEPWQADEFAEHMDRHREHLAPWIPLAHTITDTESARELLQRYADRQANGAGRLLGIRLRGELVGAILFPQFDAATGNCELGVWLAPHAQGHGLITKAAQLMIDWAFEVRGMHRIEWITMPANERSKAVAKRLGMTLDGVMRESYLFGGRRHDAEIWSLLVTDPRPWTLGTDHSKTPS; this comes from the coding sequence ATGCTCTCCTTGCCGCTGGCCCCGGACGCCGAACTGACCACGCTCGAGCCCTGGCAGGCGGACGAGTTCGCCGAGCACATGGACCGGCACCGCGAACACCTCGCGCCGTGGATCCCGCTCGCCCACACCATCACCGACACCGAGAGCGCGCGGGAGCTGTTGCAGCGCTACGCCGACCGCCAGGCCAACGGGGCCGGGCGGCTGCTCGGCATCCGGCTGCGCGGCGAGCTGGTCGGCGCGATCCTGTTCCCGCAGTTCGACGCCGCCACCGGCAACTGCGAGCTGGGCGTCTGGCTCGCGCCGCACGCCCAGGGCCACGGGCTGATCACCAAGGCCGCCCAGCTGATGATCGACTGGGCGTTCGAGGTGCGGGGCATGCACCGCATCGAGTGGATCACCATGCCGGCCAACGAGCGCAGCAAGGCGGTGGCCAAGCGGCTGGGCATGACCCTGGACGGCGTCATGCGCGAGTCCTACCTGTTCGGCGGCCGCCGCCACGACGCCGAGATCTGGTCACTCCTGGTGACCGACCCGCGCCCCTGGACGTTGGGAACGGACCATTCCAAAACTCCGAGTTGA
- a CDS encoding DoxX family protein, which produces MSTFETGLHHLDDDEEEPNYGSTLAYEEPSRPVAAWHGGADLGLLGLRLMLGGLVGVHGAQRTFGWFGGHGLGDFAKSLQQAGFKYTDILAPALGYAEFGGAVLIVLGLFTPLAAAAVLTVVGNTIILQWNGGLSEYELAAALAGAAFAVLFAGPGRISLDRPTPWYRHALAYGTSLFSVAVIAVAALQLLLR; this is translated from the coding sequence GTGAGCACCTTCGAAACGGGGTTGCACCACCTCGACGACGACGAAGAAGAGCCCAACTACGGCAGCACGCTCGCGTACGAGGAACCGTCACGCCCAGTGGCGGCCTGGCACGGCGGGGCGGACCTGGGGCTGCTCGGCCTGCGGCTGATGCTGGGCGGCCTGGTCGGCGTGCACGGCGCGCAGCGGACGTTCGGCTGGTTCGGCGGTCACGGCCTCGGCGACTTCGCGAAATCCTTGCAGCAGGCCGGTTTCAAGTACACCGACATCCTCGCGCCGGCGCTGGGGTACGCCGAGTTCGGCGGCGCGGTGCTGATCGTCCTGGGCCTGTTCACGCCGCTCGCGGCGGCGGCCGTGCTCACCGTGGTGGGCAACACGATCATCCTGCAGTGGAACGGCGGCCTGTCCGAGTACGAGCTCGCGGCGGCGCTGGCCGGCGCGGCCTTCGCGGTGCTGTTCGCCGGCCCCGGCCGGATCTCGCTGGACCGTCCCACGCCGTGGTACCGGCACGCGCTGGCCTACGGCACCTCGCTGTTCTCGGTGGCGGTGATCGCGGTTGCCGCGCTGCAGCTGCTGCTGAGATAA
- the gatB gene encoding Asp-tRNA(Asn)/Glu-tRNA(Gln) amidotransferase subunit GatB, translating into MTAVAEVMDYDEVLERFDPVLGLEVHVELNTNTKMFCGCANVFGGEPNTHVCPVCLGMPGALPAVNGKAVESAMRIGLALNCEIAQWCRFARKNYFYPDMPKNFQTSQYDEPIAFNGWLDVELDDGSIFRVEIERAHMEEDTGKSLHVGGATGRIHGADYSLLDYNRAGVPLIEIVTKPITGTGARAPEVARAYVAALRDLLRGLDVSDVRMDQGSLRCDANVSLMAKDATEFGTRTETKNVNSLRSVERAVRYEMTRHAAVLAGGGKIKQETRHFDESTATTSAGRTKETAEDYRYFPEPDLVPIAPSREWVEQLRVGLPQPPWVRRKQIQEEWGLTDLELRDLVNADALDLVAATVDAGAKPDDARSWWVSYLSQQAKILNKELAELPITPAQVARVSALVADGSLTNKLARAVVDGVLAGEGEPDEVVEKRGLKVVSDDSALTAAVDEALAAQPDVAEKIRSGKVAAAGAIVGAVMKATKGQADAKRVRELIIERCS; encoded by the coding sequence GACTACGACGAGGTCCTCGAACGGTTCGACCCGGTGCTCGGGCTCGAGGTGCATGTCGAGCTGAACACCAACACGAAGATGTTCTGCGGCTGCGCCAACGTGTTCGGCGGCGAGCCCAACACCCACGTCTGCCCGGTGTGCCTGGGCATGCCCGGCGCGCTGCCCGCCGTGAACGGCAAGGCCGTCGAGTCCGCCATGCGGATCGGCCTGGCCTTGAACTGCGAGATCGCGCAGTGGTGCCGGTTCGCCCGGAAGAACTACTTCTACCCGGACATGCCGAAGAACTTCCAGACGTCGCAGTACGACGAGCCGATCGCCTTCAACGGCTGGCTCGACGTCGAGCTGGACGACGGCAGCATCTTCCGGGTGGAGATCGAGCGGGCGCACATGGAGGAGGACACCGGCAAGTCGCTGCACGTCGGCGGCGCCACCGGCCGCATCCACGGCGCCGACTACTCGCTGCTGGACTACAACCGGGCGGGCGTGCCGCTGATCGAGATCGTCACCAAGCCGATCACCGGCACCGGAGCCCGCGCGCCCGAGGTCGCCCGCGCCTACGTCGCCGCGCTGCGGGACCTGCTGCGTGGCCTGGACGTCTCCGACGTGCGGATGGACCAGGGCTCGCTGCGCTGCGACGCCAACGTGTCGCTGATGGCCAAGGACGCCACCGAGTTCGGCACCCGCACCGAGACCAAGAACGTCAACTCGCTGCGCAGCGTCGAGCGGGCCGTGCGCTACGAGATGACCCGGCACGCCGCGGTCCTCGCCGGCGGCGGCAAGATCAAGCAGGAGACCCGGCACTTCGACGAGTCGACGGCGACCACGTCCGCCGGGCGTACCAAGGAGACAGCCGAGGACTACCGCTACTTCCCCGAGCCCGACCTGGTGCCGATCGCGCCGTCGCGGGAGTGGGTGGAGCAGCTGCGGGTCGGCCTGCCGCAGCCGCCGTGGGTGCGGCGCAAGCAGATCCAGGAGGAGTGGGGCCTCACCGACCTGGAGCTGCGGGACCTCGTCAACGCCGACGCCCTGGACCTGGTCGCCGCCACCGTCGACGCCGGGGCCAAGCCCGACGACGCGCGGTCGTGGTGGGTGTCGTACCTGTCGCAGCAGGCCAAGATCCTGAACAAGGAGCTGGCCGAGCTGCCCATCACCCCCGCTCAGGTCGCCCGGGTGTCCGCTCTGGTCGCCGACGGCAGCCTCACCAACAAGCTGGCCCGTGCCGTCGTCGACGGCGTGCTCGCCGGCGAGGGTGAGCCGGACGAGGTCGTGGAGAAGCGGGGGCTCAAGGTCGTCTCCGACGACTCGGCCCTGACCGCCGCCGTCGACGAGGCGCTGGCCGCCCAGCCCGACGTCGCCGAGAAGATCCGCAGCGGCAAGGTCGCCGCCGCCGGCGCGATCGTCGGCGCCGTGATGAAGGCCACCAAGGGCCAGGCCGACGCCAAGCGCGTCCGTGAGTTGATCATCGAACGGTGTAGCTGA
- a CDS encoding 2-hydroxyacid dehydrogenase gives MTDHDTITVLVPDEHALDVLSPIAGVRPVRYDVEGELPAEAAEAEVLIPPFLAGKRAVPLVEKLPKLRLVQLLSAGAEVWLGRLPDGVALSTCRGAHGGSTAEWVVAVLLSFYRHLPFFLDAQRAGRWDYQVTDTLQDKRVLIVGAGDLGTQLVRRLEPFDVTTTVVGRTAREGVHGVDELPELLGTHDAVVLVVPLTSDTTGMVDAEFLSRMADGAILVNAARGPVVDTDALVAELRKGRIRAALDVTEPEPLPEDHPLWSVDGLLLTPHVAGSCTGREKRAYGVAAAEVARFVRGEEPRNLVRGEY, from the coding sequence GTGACCGATCACGACACGATCACCGTGCTGGTGCCCGACGAGCACGCGCTCGACGTGCTGTCCCCGATCGCGGGCGTCCGCCCGGTCCGCTACGACGTCGAGGGCGAGCTGCCGGCCGAGGCCGCCGAGGCCGAGGTGCTCATCCCGCCGTTCCTGGCCGGCAAGCGCGCGGTCCCGCTGGTCGAGAAGCTGCCCAAGCTGCGGCTGGTGCAGCTGCTCAGCGCCGGCGCCGAGGTGTGGCTCGGCCGGCTGCCCGATGGGGTGGCGCTGTCCACCTGCCGTGGCGCGCACGGCGGCAGCACCGCGGAGTGGGTCGTCGCCGTTCTGCTGTCCTTCTACCGTCACCTCCCGTTCTTCCTCGATGCCCAGCGGGCCGGCCGCTGGGACTACCAGGTCACCGACACGTTGCAGGACAAGCGGGTGCTGATCGTCGGCGCCGGCGACCTCGGCACCCAGCTGGTGCGGCGGCTGGAGCCGTTCGACGTGACGACCACCGTGGTCGGCCGCACCGCGCGGGAGGGGGTGCACGGGGTGGACGAGCTGCCTGAGCTGCTCGGCACGCACGACGCGGTTGTCCTGGTCGTGCCACTCACGTCCGACACCACCGGGATGGTCGACGCGGAGTTCCTGTCCCGCATGGCCGACGGCGCGATCCTCGTCAACGCCGCGCGGGGCCCGGTGGTCGACACCGATGCGCTGGTGGCGGAACTGCGGAAGGGCCGGATCCGGGCGGCGCTCGACGTCACCGAGCCGGAGCCGCTGCCCGAAGATCATCCACTGTGGAGCGTCGACGGCCTGTTGCTCACGCCGCACGTCGCCGGCAGCTGCACCGGCCGGGAGAAGCGGGCCTACGGCGTCGCCGCGGCCGAGGTCGCCCGCTTCGTCCGGGGCGAGGAGCCGCGCAACCTCGTGCGCGGCGAGTACTAG
- a CDS encoding quinone oxidoreductase family protein gives MRLVRFHAHGGPEVLQVEEAEVPAPGPGQLLLRAEAIGLNFADTKIRAGADGIFARPLPGSPTGDVVGVVDAVGPDVTSFSVGDRVAALVAEGAYADFVLADAAWAAVVPPGLDAASATALPMLAPVALRLLRMGRLTAGETVLVQSAAGGIGHLAVQLAKLSDAKVVGVVGSATKADFVRSLGADDVVTTDGEWPTGVDLVADAVGGSTLLRGIEALAPLGRAVMYGAASGEIASVNVRSLFGLRTITGFGLFAWRQSRPEEARDDVAEATRLIVGGELRVAQHASFSLTEAAQAHRVMDERANLGRVLLIP, from the coding sequence GTGCGACTCGTTCGCTTCCATGCCCACGGCGGGCCCGAGGTGCTGCAGGTCGAGGAGGCCGAGGTGCCCGCGCCCGGGCCGGGCCAACTGCTGCTCCGGGCCGAAGCCATCGGTCTCAACTTCGCCGACACCAAGATCCGCGCCGGTGCCGACGGGATCTTCGCCCGGCCGCTGCCGGGCAGCCCCACCGGCGACGTCGTCGGCGTGGTCGACGCCGTTGGGCCCGATGTCACGTCGTTTTCCGTCGGCGACCGGGTCGCCGCCCTGGTCGCGGAGGGTGCGTATGCGGACTTCGTCCTCGCCGACGCCGCATGGGCCGCCGTCGTGCCACCCGGTCTGGACGCGGCGTCGGCCACCGCGTTGCCGATGCTCGCGCCCGTCGCCTTGCGCCTGCTGCGGATGGGCCGGCTGACCGCCGGCGAGACCGTGCTGGTGCAGTCGGCCGCCGGCGGCATCGGACATCTCGCCGTCCAGTTGGCGAAGTTGTCCGACGCCAAGGTGGTCGGTGTCGTCGGATCCGCTACCAAGGCGGACTTCGTTCGCTCCCTGGGCGCCGACGACGTCGTGACGACCGACGGCGAGTGGCCCACCGGCGTCGATCTCGTCGCGGACGCCGTCGGCGGTTCGACCCTGCTGCGCGGCATCGAAGCACTCGCCCCACTCGGCCGGGCCGTGATGTACGGGGCCGCCAGCGGCGAGATCGCGTCCGTGAACGTGCGCAGCCTGTTCGGGCTGCGCACGATCACCGGCTTCGGTTTGTTCGCATGGCGGCAATCGCGGCCCGAGGAGGCTCGCGACGACGTTGCCGAGGCGACGCGGCTGATCGTCGGCGGCGAGCTGCGGGTCGCCCAGCATGCCTCGTTCTCCTTGACGGAGGCGGCACAGGCCCACCGGGTCATGGACGAGCGTGCCAACCTCGGCCGGGTCCTGCTGATTCCCTAG
- a CDS encoding PQQ-dependent sugar dehydrogenase: protein MRRASRVVASSVALGLLLTGCASFPDQSNGANVQNWQPQPKLTEAPGPEPNVPGGSSADGGGTIPGPGGTAKPVPPPQGCTDFDQNVIGTCMSPLAAVAALPGGASGLAAERTTGRVLAVQRGQDPKPVATIEVEASTDGGLTGLALSPTYQQDQLVYAYVTTATDNRVMRFAVGDTPKPVLTGIPKGPTHNRGVLAVDRSGALLVATGDAGNAAAAGDPNSLAGKVLRIDGLGHPAPGNPNPSSAVVIGGLQDPGGMCTAADGSAAWVTDQTAAADQLYRITPGQPQLGSPAWSWPDKPGVAGCAAFTDEVSVATVHKVGIQVLALAKTGGFNGKPSTILDGQGGYGLIGAMDVIDQNTLLVGTVNKDGGKPVSSDDRAIIIPKPNGGRPKD from the coding sequence ATGCGGAGAGCTAGCCGGGTTGTTGCCTCGTCGGTGGCGCTCGGTCTGCTGCTCACAGGGTGCGCGAGCTTCCCCGACCAGTCCAACGGCGCGAACGTGCAGAACTGGCAGCCGCAGCCGAAGCTCACCGAGGCGCCGGGGCCGGAGCCGAACGTGCCGGGCGGCTCGAGCGCGGACGGCGGGGGCACGATCCCGGGGCCGGGAGGCACGGCGAAGCCGGTGCCGCCGCCGCAGGGGTGCACGGACTTCGACCAGAACGTGATCGGCACGTGCATGTCGCCGCTGGCGGCGGTGGCGGCCCTGCCGGGCGGCGCGAGCGGCCTGGCGGCGGAGCGGACCACCGGCCGCGTGCTGGCGGTGCAGCGAGGCCAGGACCCGAAGCCGGTGGCGACGATCGAGGTGGAAGCCTCGACGGACGGCGGCCTGACGGGGCTGGCGTTGTCGCCGACGTACCAGCAGGACCAACTGGTGTACGCCTATGTCACGACGGCGACGGACAACCGGGTGATGCGGTTCGCCGTCGGCGACACACCGAAGCCGGTGCTGACGGGAATCCCCAAGGGCCCGACGCACAACCGGGGCGTGCTGGCGGTCGACCGCAGCGGGGCGCTGCTGGTCGCAACCGGCGACGCGGGGAACGCGGCCGCCGCCGGTGACCCGAATTCGTTGGCGGGCAAGGTGTTGCGCATCGACGGCCTCGGGCACCCGGCGCCGGGCAACCCGAATCCGTCGTCGGCGGTGGTGATCGGCGGGCTGCAGGACCCGGGCGGCATGTGCACGGCGGCCGACGGCAGCGCGGCATGGGTCACGGACCAGACCGCCGCCGCCGACCAGCTGTACCGGATCACGCCGGGGCAGCCGCAGCTGGGCAGCCCGGCCTGGTCGTGGCCGGACAAGCCGGGCGTCGCGGGCTGCGCGGCCTTCACGGACGAGGTCAGCGTCGCGACGGTGCACAAGGTCGGCATCCAGGTCCTGGCCCTGGCCAAGACCGGCGGCTTCAACGGCAAGCCCAGCACGATCCTCGACGGCCAGGGCGGCTACGGCCTCATCGGCGCCATGGACGTGATCGACCAGAACACGCTGCTCGTCGGCACCGTGAACAAGGACGGCGGCAAGCCGGTGTCCAGCGACGACCGGGCGATCATCATCCCGAAGCCGAACGGCGGCCGACCCAAGGACTGA